Proteins encoded by one window of Desulfomonilia bacterium:
- a CDS encoding FAD-binding oxidoreductase, whose translation MKPFYDFRKSLVETELIEALGPERVSTSPIDRLSYSRDMIVEWNCPQPEGEFEPPQADFIVWPKTAQEVSEIIKIANVHKVPVTPECGGAQGSGSTLPLFGGILIDTKSLDKVIEIDTENHTVTTQTGLICQELESRLNAVGFTLNHLPQSQHVSGIGGFLAARSAGVVSTKYGKISEMVLGMEVVLPTGEIMRTKAVPNSAAGPNFNHLFMGSEGTLGVITEATFKIRPLPETRKFLGLLFEDLPSAMNGARLIMRRGLWPAAMRISDELETQYFHHHDSGSEMILMFDGFEDLCKLEHREVMKIAKKLKAQDLGEGPAKNWWENKRFSVAFPSSTHPLFGIPTPGFVRVSGCIDSAGTFDYLVKVQRGLKEIVESMQMFLAAHFSHFYTSGGMIYPTFVGQLIKGKQAARTYNEVWRRGIELSHNLGGTINHHHGIGINLGRFMKLELGETGLENFRRIKRAMDPNNIMNPGKLGL comes from the coding sequence ATGAAACCGTTCTATGATTTCCGCAAGTCACTGGTTGAAACCGAACTGATTGAAGCGCTTGGCCCGGAGCGGGTATCGACATCACCCATCGACCGTCTGTCTTACTCACGCGACATGATCGTGGAATGGAACTGCCCTCAGCCTGAAGGCGAATTTGAACCTCCCCAGGCGGATTTCATCGTCTGGCCGAAAACCGCGCAGGAGGTCTCCGAGATAATAAAGATCGCCAATGTCCACAAGGTGCCTGTAACCCCGGAATGCGGGGGCGCGCAGGGAAGCGGCAGCACGCTGCCGTTGTTCGGAGGCATTCTCATCGACACCAAATCGCTAGATAAGGTGATAGAAATAGATACCGAAAACCATACCGTGACCACGCAGACAGGGCTCATCTGCCAGGAGCTTGAATCGAGGCTCAACGCCGTGGGCTTCACACTTAACCACCTTCCCCAGTCTCAGCATGTAAGCGGGATAGGCGGGTTCCTTGCCGCCCGCAGCGCAGGCGTCGTCTCAACGAAGTACGGCAAGATATCAGAGATGGTGCTGGGTATGGAGGTCGTGCTGCCTACCGGCGAAATCATGCGCACCAAGGCCGTGCCCAACTCCGCCGCAGGGCCGAATTTCAATCATCTGTTCATGGGGTCCGAAGGAACGCTCGGGGTTATTACCGAGGCCACTTTCAAGATAAGACCCCTGCCGGAGACCAGAAAATTCCTGGGACTCCTGTTCGAAGACCTGCCTTCAGCCATGAACGGCGCGCGCCTCATCATGCGGCGCGGCCTCTGGCCTGCCGCCATGCGCATCTCGGATGAACTCGAAACGCAATACTTTCACCACCATGACTCGGGTTCGGAAATGATCCTGATGTTCGACGGATTTGAAGACCTCTGCAAACTGGAACATCGGGAGGTTATGAAGATCGCAAAAAAGCTCAAGGCCCAAGACCTAGGCGAAGGACCTGCAAAGAACTGGTGGGAGAACAAGAGGTTCTCGGTGGCATTCCCTTCCAGCACTCACCCTCTCTTCGGCATCCCTACTCCGGGATTTGTGAGAGTGTCCGGCTGCATAGATTCGGCCGGGACATTCGACTATCTGGTGAAGGTCCAGCGCGGACTCAAGGAAATTGTTGAAAGCATGCAGATGTTCCTTGCCGCGCATTTTTCCCATTTCTATACATCAGGCGGGATGATTTATCCGACCTTCGTCGGTCAGCTGATAAAGGGCAAACAGGCGGCCCGCACATATAACGAGGTCTGGCGCAGGGGCATAGAGCTGTCGCACAATCTGGGCGGCACCATAAACCACCACCACGGGATAGGGATCAACCTGGGGCGTTTCATGAAACTGGAACTGGGCGAAACGGGACTTGAGAATTTCCGCCGCATAAAAAGGGCCATGGACCCCAACAATATCATGAACCCCGGAAAACTCGGGCTTTAA
- a CDS encoding DUF4185 domain-containing protein: MKGGKAFFLYKQNIPRHLTIFLFSTLLLSLFFWADNLEAGESFNIEAQRWTEAEKIFHSDPHWLGGDGAASIDLGNGRVLWLFGDSLIDLAGTGSRRSSDLVRNSLAIQRGYDPSMAKMKFYWKMKEGKPKAFFGHNGNKWFWPASGIMLGKHLIIFLMEIKEAGNELGFEACGWKAVWIDNPQEEPNRWKLTWLISPQMKGLVVGSGNPLLEKGFLTVCAADSRDRAVYLVRWPESSAATGTLVNLQYWAGEKAGWVQGEKHKPVRIITDGQMEFSVQYQPKLNRYLQVQTLSVMNPCLALSSAESMTGPWSLQTCFFTPGEQGSPELLIYAGKSHPELKGADMVFTYVVNTTREDILLDDMSIYFPVMLKGRIIASQAVP, translated from the coding sequence ATGAAGGGCGGAAAAGCATTCTTTCTTTATAAACAGAATATTCCCCGCCATCTCACGATATTCCTATTTTCCACACTGCTTTTGAGCCTGTTCTTTTGGGCGGATAATCTTGAGGCAGGAGAGTCTTTCAATATAGAGGCTCAACGCTGGACTGAAGCCGAGAAGATTTTTCATTCCGACCCTCATTGGCTTGGCGGAGACGGGGCCGCATCGATCGACCTGGGTAACGGCCGGGTGCTCTGGCTTTTCGGCGACAGCCTTATCGATCTTGCCGGTACCGGTTCCCGCCGTTCATCCGATCTGGTGCGCAACAGCCTTGCCATCCAGAGAGGGTATGATCCTTCCATGGCCAAGATGAAGTTCTATTGGAAAATGAAGGAAGGAAAACCAAAGGCTTTTTTTGGACATAATGGAAATAAATGGTTCTGGCCGGCTTCCGGCATCATGCTCGGCAAACATTTAATTATCTTCCTCATGGAAATTAAAGAAGCCGGAAATGAACTCGGTTTTGAGGCCTGCGGATGGAAGGCCGTCTGGATCGATAATCCCCAGGAGGAACCGAACCGCTGGAAATTGACCTGGCTCATCAGCCCCCAGATGAAGGGCCTAGTTGTCGGTTCCGGAAATCCCCTCCTGGAAAAAGGCTTCCTGACGGTATGCGCTGCGGACAGCAGGGATCGTGCGGTCTATCTGGTACGCTGGCCGGAAAGCTCGGCCGCTACCGGAACGCTTGTAAATCTGCAGTACTGGGCCGGTGAGAAGGCAGGCTGGGTGCAAGGGGAAAAACACAAACCTGTGCGTATAATAACAGACGGCCAGATGGAGTTTTCCGTTCAATATCAGCCTAAGCTTAATAGGTATCTCCAGGTTCAGACATTGAGTGTAATGAATCCCTGCCTGGCTTTGTCGTCTGCCGAATCCATGACCGGGCCTTGGTCCCTGCAGACCTGCTTTTTTACCCCGGGCGAACAGGGCAGTCCGGAACTCCTTATCTATGCAGGCAAGTCACATCCCGAACTCAAAGGGGCGGACATGGTCTTCACATATGTTGTAAATACTACAAGGGAAGACATTCTCCTTGATGATATGTCCATCTATTTTCCCGTAATGCTCAAGGGGCGGATCATAGCCTCTCAGGCTGTCCCGTAG
- a CDS encoding NAD(P)H-dependent oxidoreductase — protein MKPRITFFLGSPREHGNTACLIDKVSETLKKKGANPKTVFLPDYKIKPCAECFSCQKTAGKPGCKIKDDMQEMYEKILASSVIVFAAPVFFWSYAAQIKPFIDRLFCLGKYDKEPIASLVKGKKCALVLTAGGDEFDGADLVVQSFARMAEFSQMNNLGHLVIGEYTAHEMLDRKETAHKIEAFAEKLLNDEKKRG, from the coding sequence ATGAAACCACGCATAACGTTTTTTCTCGGCTCCCCGCGCGAGCATGGAAACACGGCATGTCTGATTGATAAAGTGAGCGAAACGCTTAAGAAAAAGGGGGCAAATCCAAAGACTGTATTTCTTCCCGATTACAAGATTAAGCCCTGCGCCGAATGCTTTTCCTGCCAGAAAACAGCCGGAAAGCCCGGCTGCAAAATCAAGGACGACATGCAGGAGATGTATGAAAAGATTCTTGCCAGCAGCGTTATTGTTTTCGCCGCTCCGGTATTCTTCTGGTCATATGCGGCACAGATAAAGCCTTTTATCGACAGGCTTTTCTGCCTTGGCAAGTATGATAAGGAGCCGATAGCTTCCCTTGTGAAGGGCAAAAAATGTGCGCTTGTCCTTACAGCAGGCGGCGACGAGTTCGACGGGGCCGATCTTGTGGTTCAGAGCTTTGCCAGAATGGCGGAATTTTCTCAGATGAACAATCTTGGGCATCTTGTCATCGGCGAATATACAGCTCATGAGATGCTTGACAGGAAAGAAACCGCTCACAAGATCGAAGCTTTTGCTGAAAAACTGTTAAACGATGAAAAGAAGAGAGGATAA
- a CDS encoding helix-turn-helix domain-containing protein yields MKRREDKGCRRVPAQTLNPDILNFPGSGFVPFYGKKEFTSLEKVYKKSWGISLQLTDPNGEGGNNISCCELCGLPECRETRKLVITEALRWGEPVIKLCAGRHFIWAVPVMLNREVLGGIIAEVPEDTVFPDNTGKASLDIVKASADLMRLAGGFNLTNLDLLESRQAFNKKEEYRAHSIHYFKALGISGIREMYSQIEPALLNAIRHGDKTEARSHINNLLTAILYKGQGNFEHIKGQFLELVITMYRTAVELGGAADNLLGKNYASLVELSKIRTEEDLSFWLTGTLDIIMDSIREHSLDSKPFQLQTAFEYMKEHLSGNVTRDDAARMACMSSAHFSRQFKKHFKCGFSQMLNRLRIEKAAELLVNTGMSIAEIAQNTGFNDQSYLNKVFLRHMQKTPQQYRLSGRK; encoded by the coding sequence ATGAAAAGAAGAGAGGATAAAGGCTGTCGCAGGGTTCCTGCGCAAACCCTTAATCCCGATATATTGAATTTTCCCGGTTCCGGTTTTGTCCCGTTTTACGGGAAAAAGGAATTTACCTCTCTCGAAAAGGTTTATAAAAAGTCCTGGGGCATCAGCCTTCAGTTGACAGATCCCAACGGCGAAGGCGGCAACAATATTTCCTGTTGCGAACTCTGCGGACTTCCTGAATGCCGGGAAACCCGCAAGCTGGTCATAACAGAGGCCCTAAGATGGGGCGAGCCAGTCATCAAGCTTTGCGCGGGAAGGCATTTTATATGGGCGGTTCCAGTCATGTTAAACAGGGAAGTCCTGGGCGGGATAATCGCCGAAGTCCCTGAGGACACGGTTTTTCCTGACAATACAGGCAAGGCCTCCCTTGATATTGTAAAGGCCTCGGCCGACCTGATGCGGCTTGCTGGCGGGTTCAACCTGACCAATCTGGACCTTCTGGAAAGCCGGCAGGCATTCAACAAAAAAGAAGAGTACAGGGCGCATTCAATCCATTACTTTAAAGCACTCGGGATTTCCGGGATAAGGGAAATGTATTCTCAGATCGAACCCGCACTCCTTAACGCAATAAGGCATGGTGACAAAACCGAAGCGCGAAGCCATATCAACAACCTGCTTACTGCAATTTTATATAAGGGGCAGGGGAACTTCGAACATATAAAGGGTCAGTTCCTTGAGCTGGTCATAACCATGTACCGGACAGCCGTCGAACTGGGCGGGGCTGCAGACAACCTGCTGGGAAAGAATTACGCCTCGCTCGTTGAACTTTCCAAAATCAGGACGGAGGAAGACCTTTCATTCTGGCTGACGGGTACTCTGGATATCATAATGGACTCCATCCGGGAGCACAGCCTCGATTCAAAACCGTTTCAGCTTCAGACGGCGTTCGAATACATGAAAGAGCATTTGTCCGGGAATGTAACCAGGGATGATGCGGCGCGCATGGCCTGCATGTCATCGGCGCACTTCTCACGCCAGTTCAAAAAGCATTTCAAATGCGGCTTCTCGCAGATGCTGAATAGACTTAGAATTGAAAAGGCGGCCGAGCTTCTTGTGAACACCGGGATGAGCATAGCAGAGATCGCACAGAATACAGGCTTCAACGACCAGAGTTATCTCAACAAGGTTTTCCTCAGGCATATGCAGAAAACGCCTCAGCAGTACAGGCTTTCAGGCAGAAAATGA
- a CDS encoding (Fe-S)-binding protein: protein MSDLIENSRLCSVCFKMCRDACSVAAATRHEADSPHNRGFFAYRIMQGKADLNANIVDYFYRCSMCKACREACETGIDTGEIMLSARTGLDDSLLPASVLAKKADIVSGRINPGNSDETSSILKSYTARPDARILVYFGRRLRAYWADSVRGTVNIFEKLAINFSALPEDPDTGKLAYFFGFSREAAELAKKFKETIEARSPEKLVVMSADDLRMIKLEYPKLGLDIKNIEIISLPEFLLAVLKEKKPAFAGFKKRKITYHDPCGLGRELRVFEAPRDIIRMVPGIKLVEMAFSRDRAPCCGYGSGLEISHPEIMREMASRLIDVARESKADVLVTGCPTCRSVLLENMKNSGESGPEVLDIPGFLERCLQ from the coding sequence ATGAGCGATCTGATAGAAAACTCCCGGCTTTGTTCCGTCTGCTTCAAGATGTGCCGTGATGCCTGTTCCGTTGCCGCCGCCACCCGGCACGAGGCCGATTCCCCGCACAACCGCGGGTTTTTCGCCTATCGTATCATGCAGGGAAAGGCCGACCTTAATGCCAATATTGTGGATTATTTCTACCGCTGCTCGATGTGCAAGGCCTGCAGGGAAGCCTGCGAGACCGGGATCGACACCGGCGAGATCATGCTGAGCGCAAGAACCGGGCTGGATGACTCCTTGCTGCCTGCATCCGTGCTGGCAAAAAAGGCGGATATAGTTTCAGGCAGAATCAATCCGGGGAATTCTGATGAGACAAGTTCGATCTTAAAGTCCTATACGGCAAGGCCGGACGCGCGAATTCTGGTATATTTCGGGCGCAGGCTTCGTGCGTACTGGGCTGATTCGGTACGGGGCACCGTTAATATTTTTGAAAAACTCGCCATCAATTTTTCCGCTCTGCCAGAAGATCCCGATACCGGGAAGCTGGCATACTTCTTTGGATTTTCACGTGAGGCGGCAGAACTTGCAAAGAAATTCAAGGAGACGATAGAAGCTCGCTCGCCTGAAAAACTTGTGGTCATGTCAGCCGATGACCTGAGGATGATCAAACTGGAATATCCGAAACTGGGCCTTGATATCAAAAACATCGAAATCATAAGCCTGCCGGAATTCCTGCTTGCAGTTCTGAAAGAAAAAAAGCCAGCATTTGCAGGCTTCAAAAAAAGAAAAATCACATACCACGACCCCTGCGGGCTGGGCCGCGAGCTTCGTGTATTCGAAGCGCCGCGCGATATCATACGCATGGTTCCGGGCATTAAGCTTGTCGAGATGGCCTTTTCCCGCGATCGGGCTCCGTGCTGCGGCTATGGCTCCGGGCTCGAGATTAGCCATCCTGAAATCATGCGCGAAATGGCATCCCGCCTGATTGACGTTGCTCGCGAGTCAAAGGCTGATGTCCTTGTGACCGGCTGTCCGACATGCCGCAGTGTCCTCTTGGAAAACATGAAAAACAGCGGGGAATCAGGACCGGAAGTGCTCGACATTCCCGGTTTCCTTGAAAGGTGTCTGCAATGA
- a CDS encoding glycerol-3-phosphate dehydrogenase/oxidase produces MNNELISWSAKDRPEYLKKLKETSFDVLIVGGGITGAGVLRECGLQGVRAALIEKDDFAFGTSSKSTRLAHGGVRYIINGEFGLVREETHERDWMRGAFPNLVRPVPIIFACYSLKEAVMVGIVLAIYDALSGWKNYRISRFLNIDKIRKLEQDMTFKGIHSGYLLYECITNDARLTAEVVKEGVMLGGTALNYVRAKEVFMENGRAAGVEAIDRETGETFAIRAKNVVNASGPWTDELLPGDYNEGSRLIRPAKGVHIVVKREAIGNRGGLYVKNPVDKRGVFVLAHGDFTYLGTTDTEYTGDLDNCYTEKEEYEYFRNITNASLPAARFEPGDLIGTYAGNRPLVHQEGLSEDKTSRREYIDEVKPGFFVLTGGKLTIFRTMALKLLNYMSAKGASSIAEPDRRLSKKRFSLSLTKDEWNSLIRKTFGDKGPGLDAGTVEHIYQNYGKGGIVILEMVRDDPSLAEHVTYGQPYIMAEIAYCMEYEMITHVKDFLLRRTNLSLHQRDNHEELGRKVARFMAVHLGWSDLRIEDEVSEYAALARKNKFFLSE; encoded by the coding sequence ATGAACAATGAATTGATATCATGGAGTGCGAAAGACCGTCCGGAATACTTGAAAAAGCTCAAAGAAACCTCCTTCGATGTTCTGATCGTTGGCGGCGGTATAACCGGCGCGGGCGTATTGCGTGAATGCGGGCTGCAGGGGGTCAGGGCGGCCCTTATTGAAAAGGACGACTTCGCATTCGGGACATCATCCAAAAGCACCCGACTGGCTCACGGCGGGGTCCGCTATATTATCAACGGCGAGTTCGGCCTCGTGAGGGAGGAAACGCACGAGCGTGACTGGATGCGCGGCGCATTTCCCAACCTGGTTCGGCCGGTGCCAATCATCTTCGCATGCTACAGCCTTAAGGAGGCTGTCATGGTCGGGATCGTACTCGCCATTTACGATGCCCTGTCCGGCTGGAAAAATTACCGCATCTCGCGCTTTTTGAACATAGACAAGATCAGGAAGCTCGAACAGGATATGACCTTCAAGGGTATACATTCAGGATACCTTCTCTACGAGTGCATAACCAACGACGCCAGGCTAACCGCCGAGGTCGTCAAGGAAGGGGTCATGCTTGGGGGCACGGCGCTCAACTATGTAAGGGCAAAAGAGGTTTTCATGGAAAACGGCCGCGCAGCAGGCGTAGAGGCTATTGACCGGGAGACCGGCGAGACCTTTGCCATAAGGGCGAAAAATGTCGTCAATGCCTCCGGGCCGTGGACCGACGAACTCCTTCCCGGAGATTACAATGAAGGGAGCCGCCTGATAAGGCCGGCCAAAGGCGTTCACATCGTCGTAAAGCGCGAAGCGATAGGCAACCGTGGAGGGCTATATGTCAAGAACCCGGTGGACAAGCGAGGCGTTTTCGTGCTGGCCCATGGCGATTTTACCTATCTGGGGACCACCGACACCGAATATACAGGCGACCTTGACAACTGCTACACAGAAAAGGAGGAGTACGAATATTTCAGGAATATTACCAACGCGAGCCTGCCTGCCGCCCGATTCGAACCCGGGGACCTTATAGGCACCTATGCCGGGAACCGTCCTCTGGTCCACCAGGAAGGGCTCTCCGAGGACAAGACCTCGCGCAGGGAATATATTGACGAGGTGAAACCCGGGTTTTTCGTGCTAACAGGCGGAAAGCTCACCATTTTCCGGACCATGGCGCTCAAGCTGCTTAATTACATGTCGGCGAAAGGCGCCTCCTCAATTGCCGAACCCGACAGAAGGCTTTCGAAGAAGAGGTTTTCCCTTTCGCTTACAAAGGACGAATGGAACAGCCTGATTCGCAAAACATTCGGTGATAAGGGCCCCGGGCTTGACGCCGGTACCGTGGAGCACATCTACCAGAACTACGGGAAGGGCGGTATCGTCATACTTGAAATGGTGCGTGATGACCCGTCGCTTGCAGAGCATGTTACATACGGCCAGCCCTACATCATGGCCGAGATCGCCTACTGCATGGAATACGAAATGATAACTCACGTGAAGGACTTTCTTCTGCGCCGCACGAACCTTTCCCTGCACCAGCGCGATAACCATGAGGAACTGGGCCGGAAGGTGGCCCGGTTCATGGCGGTACATCTTGGCTGGAGCGATTTGCGCATCGAAGACGAAGTCAGTGAATATGCAGCTCTGGCCCGTAAGAACAAATTTTTCTTATCCGAATAA
- a CDS encoding pyridoxal-phosphate dependent enzyme: MISSENKRPILFERYPGLGRNIVWMPLDTSVTRVERLPGLGSDNLWIKRDDLLSPHYGGNKVRKLEFILGDALQKGARRIVTIGGIGTNHGLATAIFCSRLGLACTLILFEQHLTPFVRHNLRLFYHYGVEIIYHPGMYYTGIHYYLLQRLRHPHAYFLPAGGSSITGTLGFVNAAFELVRQVEAGEMPRPDYIFCATASNGTLAGLALGFALAGFKTSVVGVRAGIDRIGPIQFNTPAAAAAMMKAVYGLMKRNCHDIPELRIDPPLILNDYVGTGYGIPTEKGLAAVERFRKEAGIKLEPVYTGKTGAAVLDFIGDDSHAHDTVLFWNTFNSVDLSRESEAVDYHNLPEALHRCFEGNGR; the protein is encoded by the coding sequence ATGATATCCTCTGAAAATAAACGGCCGATTCTTTTTGAGAGATACCCCGGGCTTGGCCGGAATATCGTCTGGATGCCGCTTGATACATCTGTTACACGGGTGGAGCGCCTGCCCGGCCTTGGCAGTGACAACCTCTGGATTAAGCGGGACGATCTCCTGAGCCCTCATTACGGCGGCAACAAGGTACGCAAACTGGAGTTCATTCTGGGAGACGCCTTGCAGAAGGGTGCCCGGCGAATTGTTACCATCGGCGGCATTGGAACCAACCACGGTCTGGCCACGGCCATATTCTGCAGCAGGCTCGGGCTGGCATGTACCCTCATACTTTTTGAGCAGCATCTCACCCCTTTCGTGAGGCATAACCTGCGACTTTTTTATCATTACGGGGTCGAAATTATCTATCACCCCGGCATGTATTATACCGGGATTCATTATTACCTCCTGCAGAGGCTCAGGCATCCCCACGCCTATTTCCTTCCTGCAGGAGGGTCTTCCATTACCGGTACGCTGGGCTTCGTCAATGCGGCATTTGAACTCGTCAGGCAGGTAGAGGCCGGAGAGATGCCCAGGCCCGACTATATCTTCTGCGCCACGGCATCCAACGGAACCCTGGCAGGACTCGCTCTCGGGTTTGCCCTGGCTGGTTTCAAAACCTCGGTTGTCGGGGTGCGTGCGGGGATCGACCGCATAGGCCCGATTCAGTTCAACACCCCGGCTGCGGCGGCTGCGATGATGAAAGCCGTGTACGGGCTTATGAAACGAAATTGCCATGATATCCCGGAGCTTCGGATAGATCCTCCACTTATATTGAACGATTATGTGGGTACCGGATACGGCATACCCACTGAAAAGGGACTGGCAGCGGTTGAACGATTCCGTAAAGAGGCGGGCATAAAACTGGAACCCGTATATACGGGAAAGACCGGCGCTGCTGTTCTGGACTTTATCGGGGATGACTCTCATGCGCATGACACGGTCCTGTTCTGGAATACGTTCAACTCCGTGGATCTGTCACGGGAATCAGAGGCAGTGGATTATCATAATCTGCCTGAAGCCCTGCACCGATGTTTTGAGGGTAACGGCCGTTAA
- a CDS encoding FGGY-family carbohydrate kinase, whose protein sequence is MSNTDDLILAIDSGTQNVKAAVFDLNGNQLALSRMANEPDSAPRPLWVEHDPEDYWKKLCETVREVLASIGPDIGKLKAVGLTSQRGTVIPMDSQGNILRPAIIYLDGRETVGLPPLGGFWGFFFRVIGKKSAIDYVRRHSRFLWIRQNEPDVYRRTHKFMQVASFLNYRLTGEINESIAMMVGMFPIDYTKFKFYPFKGIHEAFGVTPSMLPELMRPQSITGRITREAARETMIPEGLPVVVGGGDQQSAMIGMGVTDERHASLVLGTTIGLNIPSKKYINDKNLIFLPWPSAIPDEYILEVGVGGGLLTVSWFVKELAAHEAILSKDENRPAEEILEETIRDIPPGSLGLMVQPYWNAPFHRPEARGSMLGFSMAHTRAHLYRAILEGMAYEIRAGYEAIHKQTGITLSEIRVSGGGSQSGMLLAILADVFGIPAVRTQVGEAGALGAAICAAAGAGLLPDFRAGIEKMVHVKDRFEPDPENHKIYEKMYSAYRKIYPRVGDLYKETEGIASDK, encoded by the coding sequence ATGAGTAACACGGATGATCTGATCCTGGCCATAGACAGCGGCACCCAGAACGTGAAGGCTGCCGTATTCGATCTGAACGGCAATCAGCTCGCGCTGTCGCGGATGGCGAACGAACCCGATTCGGCCCCTCGCCCCCTGTGGGTTGAGCATGACCCGGAAGATTACTGGAAAAAACTCTGCGAAACGGTACGTGAGGTGCTTGCCTCAATCGGCCCGGACATCGGGAAACTCAAGGCAGTGGGGCTTACCTCACAACGCGGTACGGTCATTCCCATGGACAGTCAAGGCAATATCCTCAGGCCTGCAATAATCTATCTGGATGGACGAGAGACCGTTGGACTTCCTCCTTTAGGCGGTTTCTGGGGCTTCTTCTTCAGGGTCATCGGCAAGAAGAGCGCAATCGACTACGTGCGCAGACATTCGCGCTTTCTGTGGATCAGGCAGAACGAACCCGATGTCTACCGCCGGACACACAAGTTCATGCAGGTCGCGAGCTTTCTTAACTACCGGCTCACGGGAGAGATCAATGAATCCATAGCCATGATGGTAGGGATGTTCCCGATAGACTACACGAAATTCAAATTCTATCCGTTCAAGGGGATTCACGAGGCATTCGGGGTGACTCCCTCCATGCTCCCCGAGTTGATGCGGCCTCAGAGCATAACCGGCCGCATAACCCGGGAGGCCGCTCGTGAGACCATGATTCCCGAAGGGCTGCCCGTCGTGGTCGGCGGCGGAGACCAGCAGTCCGCAATGATCGGAATGGGCGTCACCGATGAAAGACACGCCTCCCTCGTGCTCGGGACGACCATCGGCCTCAATATCCCTTCTAAGAAATATATCAATGACAAAAATCTCATTTTTCTGCCATGGCCATCCGCGATCCCTGACGAATACATTCTCGAGGTGGGAGTTGGCGGCGGCCTGCTTACCGTCTCATGGTTCGTTAAGGAACTGGCCGCGCACGAGGCAATACTCTCGAAAGATGAAAACAGACCTGCCGAAGAGATACTGGAGGAGACCATCCGAGACATCCCGCCGGGTTCGCTCGGCCTGATGGTTCAGCCTTACTGGAATGCGCCTTTCCATCGGCCCGAGGCCAGGGGTTCGATGCTGGGATTTTCAATGGCACACACCCGTGCGCATCTCTACCGGGCGATTCTCGAAGGCATGGCATATGAAATCAGAGCCGGGTATGAGGCCATCCATAAACAGACCGGGATTACGCTCTCCGAGATACGCGTCTCTGGCGGAGGCTCTCAGAGCGGCATGCTGCTTGCCATTTTGGCCGACGTTTTCGGCATACCGGCGGTACGCACACAAGTCGGTGAAGCAGGCGCCCTGGGGGCGGCCATATGCGCCGCGGCGGGTGCGGGTCTTCTGCCCGATTTCAGGGCCGGGATAGAAAAGATGGTGCATGTCAAGGACCGCTTCGAGCCTGATCCGGAAAACCACAAGATTTATGAAAAGATGTACAGCGCCTACCGGAAGATATATCCGAGAGTGGGGGACCTGTATAAAGAGACCGAAGGCATTGCATCGGACAAATAA